In Flavobacterium hankyongi, the genomic window CAATGCGAACGCTTTATACTTTAAGTTTCTTAAAGACTAAGCTTCAAATGGAACTACAGAAACAAAAGATTTGTTTTCACCTTTTTTCTGGAATTTCACTACACCGTCAACTTTAGCATGTAAAGTGTGATCTTTACCCATGTAAACATTTTCACCTGGATTGTGTTTAGAACCTCTTTGTCTTACGATGATATTACCAGCCATTGCAGCTTGGCCACCAAAAATCTTAACGCCTAAACGTTTCGATTCTGATTCTCTACCATTCTTCGAACTACCGACACCTTTCTTGTGAGCCATGATGTATTGGTTTTATAAGTTAATATTATTCGTTAGTATCTTCTTTTTTAGCTTTAGTAGCTTTCTTTTTTGGAGCAGCTTCTTCTGTAGCTACTTCAGCTTTAGGGGCAGCTTCTTTTTTAGGAGCAGCTTTTTTTGCACCTGTTGCAGAAATTCCTTCAACTAAAATTTGTGTAAGATACTGTCTATGACCGTTTCTCTTTTTGTAACCTTTTCTTCTTTTCTTTTTGAAAACAATTACTTTATCACCTTTTAAGTGTTGTAACACTTTAGCTTCTACTGAAGCACCTTCTATAGCTGGGGCGCCTAAAGTTACGTTTCCGTTATCGTCTAATAAAAGAACTTTGTCAAAAGAAACTTTTGATCCTTCTTCATTAGCTAAACGGTGAACATAGACTTTTTGGTCTTTGCTTACTTTAAATTGTTGCCCTGCTATCTCTACGATTGCGTACATAACAATGATGTTTAATTAAAATTTAAGTGTGCAAATATACAACTATTTATGAAACCAACAAGTTAGCTTTTAAAAAAATAGACTTTTGTTAAATTTATAAGGAATAGGCATTAAAAAAGTTATTTTTGATGTAACATTTTTAGAATGTAATAGACTAAAAAATAAACTATTTATTAATTTTTATGAAAAGATCATTAATGGCGTTAGGATCACTATTTCTTTTAGGAGGTACAGCAACAGCGCAAAAAGTAGAGTTTCAAGAGTACACACTTGACAACGGATTGCATGTAATTTTGCATCAGGATAAATCGGCACCAGTGGTAATTACATCTGTAATGTATCATGTTGGAGCAAAAGATGAAAATCCTAATCGTACTGGATTTGCCCATTTCTTTGAGCATTTGTTGTTTGAAGGAACAAAAAATATTGGTAGAGGAGAATGGATGAAAATGGTTTCGTCTAATGGAGGAACAAACAATGCCAATACGACTGATGATAGAACATATTATTATGAAGTTTTTCCTTCAAATAATTTAGAACTTGGTTTATGGATGGAATCTGAAAGATTAATGCATCCTGTGATTAATCAAGTTGGCGTTGATACTCAAAATGAAGTGGTTAAAGAAGAAAAAAGGCTTCGTGTAGACAACCAGCCTTATGGAAATATCTTAGCTGAAGTTAAAAAGAATATTTTTAAAAAGCATCCTTATCGTTGGGCAACTATTGGTTCTATGGAACATTTAGATGCAGCAACTTTAAAAGAATTTCAAGATTTTAATGCTAAGTATTATGTGCCAAACAATGCGGTGCTTGTAGTGGCAGGTGATTTTGAATTTGCAAATGCTTCAAAATGGATTAATCAATATTTTGGACCAATTAAAAAAGGAGCTGATATTAAAAGAGAAACTTTTACAGAAGATCCAATTACTGAAACAATCAAAGCTACGTACCAAGATCCAAATATCCAAATCCCTATGTTGGTTGCTTCGTATAGAACACCATCAATGAAAACTCGTGATGCTAGAGTATTGGATATGATTTCAACTTATTTAAGTGATGGAAAAAGTTCTAAGTTGTACAAAAAAATTGTTGACGACAAGAAAATGGCATTGCAAATTGGTGCTTTAAGTTTTTCGCAAGAAGATTATGGTACCTATATATTATATGGATTGCCAATGGGAGCTAATACAACAGAAGGATTGTTGAAAGAAATTGACGAAGAGATTGTGAAAATTCAAACAGAATTAATTTCTGAAAAAGACTTCCAAAAATTACAAAACAAATACGAAAATCAATTTGTAAGTAGTGTAGCTAATGTTGAAGGGATTGCTGAAAATCTTGCTTCATTTTACTTATTATATGGAGATGTTAACTTAATTAATACAGAAGCTGATATGTACCGCTCAATCACACGTGAGGAAATCCGTGATGTTGCAAAAAAATATCTAAACTCAAACCAAAGATTAATTTTAGATTATATCCCTGCTAAAGATAAAGCTCAAAACTAAGAACATGAAGAATTCAATTATAGTACTTTCAAGCTTGTTTTTTACTTTTACAACTATGCAAGCACAAAACGACAGACCGCAACCAAAACCAGGACCTTCTCCAACAGTAAATGTAGGTAAACCTCAAAAATTCACTTTGCCAAATGGATTAAAAGTGATGGTGGTTGAAAATCATAAATTACCAAGAGTTTCTTTTAACTTAAGTATAGACAATGCACCATTTGCCGAAGGGGCAAAAAAAGGTGTAGATGATTTGACTGGTGCATTAATAGGAAACGGAACTAAAACTATCTCTAAAGAGGCATTTAATGAAGAGGTAGATTTTATGGGAGCAAATATTAACTTCTCTGCTAATGGAGGATATGCTTCAGGATTATCCAAATACGCAGGAAGAGTTTTGGAACTTTTAGCTCAAGGAGCGTTAGAACCAAATTTCACTCAAGCAGAATTAGATAAAGAAAAAGCTAAACTTATCGAAGGGCTAAAATCTGGAGAAAAGAGTGTTCAAAATGTTGCTTCGAGAGTAGAGAACGTTTTGGCTTTCGGAAAAAATCACCCAGCAGGAGAATTTTTAACAGAGCAATCAATTAATAATGTTTCTTTAAACGATGTAGTTCAACATTATAACACATATTTCGTTCCTGAAAATGCATATTTAGTTGTTATTGGTGACGTTAAGTTTGCTGATGTAAAAGCAAAAGTTGAAAAAGCATTCGAAACTTGGGATAAAGCATTAGCTCCTAACTTGAGTTACAATGATCCTAAAAATGTACAGTATACACAAATCAATTTTGTTGACATGCCAAATGCTGTTCAATCTAACATTTCATTTGTGAACACAGTTAGCTTAAAAATGATGGATAAAGATTTCTTTGCTGCAATATTAGCAAACCAAATTTTTGGAGGTGATTTTAATAGTTACTTAAATATGAACCTTCGTGAAAAACACGGATGGACTTATGGTGCAAGATCAACAATAAAAGGGAATAAGTATATTACTAAATTTACAGCTTCTGCTCAAGTTCGTAATGCAGTTACTGATAGTGCAGTGGTTGAATTAATGAAAGAAGTTAAGAGAATTAGAACTGAGAAAGTTACTGATAAAGTACTTAAAGATGTGAAAGCAGCATATATTGGAAACTTTGTGATGCAAATTGAAAAGCCAGAAACTGTAGCTCGTTATGCGCTTCAAACAGAAACTCAAAAATTACCGGCAGATTTCTACGAAAACTACATTAAAAGCATAAATGCTGTTACTGTTGATGAAGTAATGGCTGCGGCTAAAAAATATTTCATGGCAGACAACGCAAGAATTGTAGTTGTTGGAAAAGGTAGTGAAGTAGTTCCTGCATTAGAGAAAACTAAAATTCCAATGTTTTTCTTTGATAAGTATGGAAATCCAGTTGAAAAACCTGTAACTAAAAAAGCCGATGCTAAAGTTACTGTGCAAACAATTGTAGATAACTATATCAATGCAATTGGTGGAATTAAAGCAGTTTCTGAAGTAAAAACTGTGGCTACTTTTGCTAAAGGAAGTGTTCAAGGTCAAGTGATAGATTTTAATACAAAAGCGGCAACAAAAGGCGGATTTGCATTAGATATGGCTTTACCAGCAATGGGAATGACTTTAGTTAAACAAAGAGTAAATGATAAAACTGCTTATATTGAGCAACAAGGAAATAAAAAAGTAATTGAAGGTGAAGATTATAAATTGATGAAATCTCAATTACATCCTTTCGCAGAAATGTATTTTATAGATAATCCTGCAATCACATTTACAGGAATCGAAAAAATTAATGATGTAGATGCTTATGTTATTAAAACTCCTAAGGCAAGATTCTTTTATGATATGAAAACAGGATTAAAAATTGCTGTTGAGAAAGAACAAAAGCAAGGAGAAAAAGTAGCAAAATCTATGCTTTATTATGCAGACTATAAAGATGTGAAAGGTGTGAAATATCCTTTTAAAATAACTCTTGAAGCAGGAATGCCTATTGAGCTTACTGTTTCAGAGGTTAAAGTTAATGAAGGAGTAACTGATGC contains:
- a CDS encoding M16 family metallopeptidase, coding for MKRSLMALGSLFLLGGTATAQKVEFQEYTLDNGLHVILHQDKSAPVVITSVMYHVGAKDENPNRTGFAHFFEHLLFEGTKNIGRGEWMKMVSSNGGTNNANTTDDRTYYYEVFPSNNLELGLWMESERLMHPVINQVGVDTQNEVVKEEKRLRVDNQPYGNILAEVKKNIFKKHPYRWATIGSMEHLDAATLKEFQDFNAKYYVPNNAVLVVAGDFEFANASKWINQYFGPIKKGADIKRETFTEDPITETIKATYQDPNIQIPMLVASYRTPSMKTRDARVLDMISTYLSDGKSSKLYKKIVDDKKMALQIGALSFSQEDYGTYILYGLPMGANTTEGLLKEIDEEIVKIQTELISEKDFQKLQNKYENQFVSSVANVEGIAENLASFYLLYGDVNLINTEADMYRSITREEIRDVAKKYLNSNQRLILDYIPAKDKAQN
- the rpmA gene encoding 50S ribosomal protein L27; this translates as MAHKKGVGSSKNGRESESKRLGVKIFGGQAAMAGNIIVRQRGSKHNPGENVYMGKDHTLHAKVDGVVKFQKKGENKSFVSVVPFEA
- a CDS encoding insulinase family protein → MKNSIIVLSSLFFTFTTMQAQNDRPQPKPGPSPTVNVGKPQKFTLPNGLKVMVVENHKLPRVSFNLSIDNAPFAEGAKKGVDDLTGALIGNGTKTISKEAFNEEVDFMGANINFSANGGYASGLSKYAGRVLELLAQGALEPNFTQAELDKEKAKLIEGLKSGEKSVQNVASRVENVLAFGKNHPAGEFLTEQSINNVSLNDVVQHYNTYFVPENAYLVVIGDVKFADVKAKVEKAFETWDKALAPNLSYNDPKNVQYTQINFVDMPNAVQSNISFVNTVSLKMMDKDFFAAILANQIFGGDFNSYLNMNLREKHGWTYGARSTIKGNKYITKFTASAQVRNAVTDSAVVELMKEVKRIRTEKVTDKVLKDVKAAYIGNFVMQIEKPETVARYALQTETQKLPADFYENYIKSINAVTVDEVMAAAKKYFMADNARIVVVGKGSEVVPALEKTKIPMFFFDKYGNPVEKPVTKKADAKVTVQTIVDNYINAIGGIKAVSEVKTVATFAKGSVQGQVIDFNTKAATKGGFALDMALPAMGMTLVKQRVNDKTAYIEQQGNKKVIEGEDYKLMKSQLHPFAEMYFIDNPAITFTGIEKINDVDAYVIKTPKARFFYDMKTGLKIAVEKEQKQGEKVAKSMLYYADYKDVKGVKYPFKITLEAGMPIELTVSEVKVNEGVTDADFQ
- the rplU gene encoding 50S ribosomal protein L21 — its product is MYAIVEIAGQQFKVSKDQKVYVHRLANEEGSKVSFDKVLLLDDNGNVTLGAPAIEGASVEAKVLQHLKGDKVIVFKKKRRKGYKKRNGHRQYLTQILVEGISATGAKKAAPKKEAAPKAEVATEEAAPKKKATKAKKEDTNE